A part of Paenibacillus sp. sptzw28 genomic DNA contains:
- a CDS encoding sensor histidine kinase, whose product MQIRQLFHGHPQAGRSLRRTLVIYIIIGCLLPLVLLSFMTYSSIYSILENKIQSGINASLKQEAASLENTINNLDFASKQFALDGQIVDEVSAFLQEKQIYKKSQIMESINKKITLVNFTNPYLGVTAYIMPEAADPVLFTNFSIGRGLDIGKLPPFMNYNGASYYGPHKTMYSGSDNIVFSSTRIVRTPDERKLYVYLETNYNLFRNILNQESYGMKVSHLLVNEHSQIAFVEDKDTPADIQTTKWYESSQVSGEYEGYRLFRYTSPQGWQLITAVQNSTFNSEIYLWLKRIAILAFGTLVFALLLALFIWKQVYRPLRKVNVEIVRMAENREMPVAFTNVEEFDLLLGNFQDMKTKINELINAVEHNEKQKSRLEIEKLLSQINPHFLHNTLNTVQWMARMNGQKEIDKLVTLLVKVLQYNLGKQSIIVTVQQEIDALQNYMELQRIRYDYEFEFNLYVDDDVRGLAIPRFLLQPLVENAIYHGTGERQGRVDITIRSSGANTVLLKVEDNGSGLDPQTFEQMLTEDGDASRRGLGIGLSYVNRLLKRFFGEHVQIRLEGLADVGTALTIEIPKKTKEDFND is encoded by the coding sequence ATGCAAATCAGGCAGTTGTTTCACGGTCATCCACAGGCCGGACGATCATTGCGCCGCACACTTGTCATCTACATTATAATCGGATGCCTGCTACCGCTCGTGCTGCTCTCCTTTATGACTTATTCATCCATATACTCCATACTGGAAAATAAAATCCAGAGCGGGATCAACGCCAGCTTGAAGCAGGAAGCCGCCAGTCTCGAGAATACAATCAACAATCTCGATTTTGCGTCCAAGCAGTTTGCGCTTGACGGTCAAATCGTGGATGAAGTCTCGGCTTTCCTGCAGGAGAAGCAAATTTATAAGAAATCGCAGATTATGGAGAGCATTAACAAGAAAATCACTCTGGTTAATTTTACGAACCCTTATCTGGGGGTAACCGCCTATATTATGCCGGAAGCCGCGGATCCGGTTCTGTTTACGAATTTCAGCATAGGCCGCGGCTTAGATATCGGCAAGCTTCCACCGTTTATGAATTATAACGGGGCCTCGTATTACGGCCCCCATAAGACGATGTACAGCGGCAGCGACAATATCGTGTTCTCGTCGACGCGGATTGTCCGCACGCCGGACGAGCGTAAGCTCTATGTTTACCTGGAGACCAACTACAACTTGTTCCGCAATATATTGAACCAGGAGTCTTATGGCATGAAAGTGTCCCATCTTTTGGTTAACGAACATAGCCAGATCGCTTTTGTGGAGGATAAGGATACGCCGGCGGACATTCAGACGACAAAGTGGTACGAAAGCTCACAAGTAAGCGGGGAATACGAAGGCTATCGCCTCTTCCGCTATACGAGCCCTCAAGGCTGGCAGCTCATAACTGCGGTCCAAAACTCGACCTTCAACAGCGAAATTTATTTGTGGCTCAAGCGAATCGCGATTTTGGCCTTCGGTACGCTGGTGTTCGCTCTATTGCTGGCGCTCTTTATCTGGAAGCAGGTCTACCGGCCGCTGCGCAAAGTAAACGTGGAGATCGTGCGGATGGCGGAGAACCGGGAGATGCCCGTTGCCTTCACGAATGTGGAGGAATTCGACCTGCTCCTTGGCAACTTTCAGGACATGAAGACGAAGATTAATGAACTGATCAATGCCGTGGAGCATAACGAGAAGCAGAAGAGCCGGCTTGAAATCGAGAAGCTGCTCAGCCAGATCAACCCCCATTTCCTTCACAATACGCTCAATACCGTGCAGTGGATGGCGCGGATGAACGGCCAGAAGGAAATCGACAAGCTGGTGACTCTGCTCGTCAAGGTGCTTCAGTACAATCTGGGCAAGCAAAGCATTATTGTAACGGTTCAACAGGAAATTGACGCGCTGCAAAACTACATGGAGCTGCAGCGTATCCGCTACGATTATGAATTCGAGTTCAATTTATATGTGGATGATGATGTGCGCGGACTGGCCATCCCCCGTTTCCTGCTGCAGCCGCTCGTCGAGAATGCGATCTACCACGGTACAGGCGAAAGGCAGGGACGCGTCGACATTACGATTCGTTCATCAGGGGCGAATACGGTACTGCTTAAGGTCGAGGATAACGGTTCAGGTCTGGACCCTCAGACGTTCGAGCAGATGCTGACGGAAGATGGCGATGCCTCGCGGCGCGGGCTTGGTATTGGTCTGTCGTATGTAAACAGACTGCTGAAGCGGTTTTTCGGCGAGCATGTGCAGATTCGCCTGGAAGGGTTGGCGGATGTGGGAACGGCGCTCACCATTGAGATTCCGAAGAAAACGAAGGAGGATTTCAATGATTAA
- a CDS encoding helix-turn-helix transcriptional regulator, whose amino-acid sequence MDKEKMIDLISNKVKLVRTEQDYTQDKMAELLGISKKTLVQIEKGRTSAGWTNAVAVCSLFRNSEILQAALGDDPLEVITTIAHEAVVSPKEKTMGGKIWWKEIGKKGHYRLQQNLISQHYRILDDQDYRWYSSVDKEEALNHLNELNNSN is encoded by the coding sequence ATGGACAAAGAGAAAATGATCGATCTTATTTCGAATAAAGTTAAACTTGTTCGAACTGAACAAGATTACACCCAGGATAAAATGGCTGAGCTCCTTGGTATCTCGAAGAAAACGCTTGTTCAAATCGAGAAGGGGAGAACTTCCGCAGGCTGGACCAATGCCGTTGCTGTCTGTTCTTTATTCAGAAATAGCGAAATATTACAAGCCGCATTAGGTGACGACCCGTTGGAGGTAATTACGACTATTGCTCATGAAGCTGTAGTAAGTCCCAAGGAAAAAACAATGGGAGGTAAAATTTGGTGGAAAGAAATCGGCAAAAAGGGCCATTACCGCTTGCAGCAAAATCTGATTAGTCAGCATTATCGAATATTAGATGACCAAGATTATCGTTGGTACAGTTCCGTCGATAAAGAAGAAGCATTGAATCATCTGAATGAGTTAAACAATTCCAACTAA
- a CDS encoding ABC transporter ATP-binding protein, with the protein MSLSLHPSPDKQQSAGTYVRRHLAPHWKNFSLIVMKNIVGSLLFMTPPFLTKYILESVLPQRNWNLLVIVTVCMVLAPIIGSMMILFENIWGRFIIRLAGAGRADLYNGIQHQPLSVLNNNRAGDLLTRMLDDTRSITHMVNGQLGFMLFHVVTITAGAAILLFLQPALAAVVLILWAGQAVLMTILGRQVKRRAAAAARHNSLVSEMVRELVSGAALIKAAGQESLAAGNVRDCLRQEWNHTRRGVLADHRVRMIQGSLNACFMVLMYTAGGWLALNGKITIGSLVAFVAVYNWLRPFGIYLIEMVLDLVKVLPSVDRVADIVFPVPPAGGGAVPKGPLTLEAQRVSYRYDNRLALDDVSFRLVPGSIVTIAGHRGSGKSTLADLLLRLIEPASGIISLNGIPFGQIDQSWLRRHVLCVTQDVMLHSGTILDNIVYGFEDYEIEAVMEAVRSAELEEWISRLPEGLSTHVGEQALQISGGERQRISIARALLRKPAMLIMDEATSSLDQGTERRLLDRLIGKLKGTTLIFITHRLDVALRSDEVLVMHEGRLLERGTHTELVSRPGIYRELWSEQETPLKFQHNDQLRKTRQSG; encoded by the coding sequence ATGAGTTTAAGCTTGCACCCGTCGCCCGATAAACAGCAAAGTGCAGGTACCTATGTCAGAAGGCATCTTGCGCCGCATTGGAAAAATTTTTCTTTAATTGTAATGAAAAATATAGTCGGCAGCCTCCTGTTCATGACACCCCCCTTCTTGACCAAATACATTCTTGAGAGCGTGCTCCCCCAGCGCAATTGGAATCTGCTGGTCATCGTTACCGTATGCATGGTGCTCGCGCCGATAATAGGGAGCATGATGATTTTATTTGAGAATATTTGGGGACGATTCATCATTCGGCTTGCCGGTGCTGGACGGGCGGATTTGTACAACGGTATCCAGCATCAGCCGCTTAGCGTACTCAATAATAACCGGGCCGGCGATCTGCTGACGCGCATGCTGGATGATACACGCTCTATCACGCATATGGTGAACGGGCAGCTCGGCTTTATGCTGTTTCATGTAGTGACCATTACAGCGGGGGCCGCGATTCTACTTTTTCTTCAGCCGGCTTTAGCGGCCGTCGTTCTCATCCTATGGGCGGGACAAGCGGTACTTATGACGATTCTGGGCCGCCAGGTGAAGCGGAGAGCGGCCGCTGCGGCCCGCCATAATTCGCTTGTGTCTGAGATGGTGCGTGAGCTGGTATCCGGTGCCGCCCTCATCAAAGCCGCGGGGCAGGAATCCCTTGCTGCGGGGAATGTCCGGGACTGTCTTCGCCAGGAATGGAACCATACCAGACGCGGGGTACTCGCCGATCACCGGGTTCGCATGATTCAAGGCTCTTTGAACGCATGCTTTATGGTCCTTATGTATACGGCAGGCGGATGGTTAGCGCTAAACGGCAAAATAACGATTGGTTCGCTCGTCGCATTCGTCGCCGTGTATAATTGGCTGCGGCCGTTCGGCATTTATCTGATTGAAATGGTATTGGACCTGGTGAAAGTATTACCTTCTGTTGACCGGGTGGCGGACATTGTATTTCCCGTGCCGCCTGCAGGCGGGGGCGCTGTACCGAAAGGGCCATTAACACTCGAGGCTCAGCGTGTTTCCTACCGTTACGATAATCGGTTGGCGCTTGACGACGTCAGCTTTCGCCTCGTTCCAGGCTCGATTGTGACTATTGCCGGACATCGGGGTTCGGGTAAATCGACGCTCGCCGATTTGCTCCTGAGGCTTATTGAACCCGCTTCCGGCATTATCAGCTTGAACGGTATCCCCTTTGGCCAAATAGATCAATCGTGGCTAAGACGTCACGTGCTTTGCGTTACTCAGGATGTCATGCTGCATAGCGGCACCATCCTGGATAATATCGTATACGGCTTCGAGGATTACGAGATTGAAGCCGTAATGGAAGCAGTCCGAAGCGCGGAGTTGGAGGAGTGGATTTCCCGCCTTCCTGAAGGGTTGTCCACGCACGTTGGAGAGCAAGCCCTGCAGATCTCCGGTGGAGAACGGCAGCGGATCAGCATCGCACGGGCGCTGCTTCGCAAGCCGGCGATGCTCATTATGGATGAAGCGACGTCGTCTCTTGATCAAGGAACCGAACGGAGACTGCTTGACCGATTGATCGGTAAACTTAAGGGTACGACTTTGATCTTCATCACCCATCGCCTTGATGTCGCTCTGCGATCGGACGAGGTACTGGTGATGCACGAAGGCCGCCTGTTGGAGAGAGGCACTCATACGGAACTGGTTTCACGGCCTGGTATCTACCGGGAGTTGTGGTCGGAACAGGAAACGCCGCTGAAATTCCAGCACAATGATCAGCTTCGGAAGACAAGGCAGTCAGGCTAG
- a CDS encoding ABC transporter ATP-binding protein: protein MRIPDWVIFFVKQFSRSKAAFVLVVLLSVIAAICGAAAPLLIGRLMDEITLHGGKGMARTSLLLLSALLLSELCFSVRSYVSAKTMIKLSYSLTEEILAAVLRTSSVFFTKTPRGQLLQRCTQDTRAIQQFGLSTLPGFVQELLLACAAMAVIFRWNWVLSVVLLTAYVVLFIPVQLYGRKRSIARKELVAHDARLRQSLLEKLEALKQIKLYGTERRALADVADDQAKWADLTYREGIAQSLYKTFPRIPDSLAPAFVFLFAGWQMAAGQASLGQLVTIIAYIPALNAPVRSFFELYVSFADIKVRIQGIREYLQLPTEPGIEGGLRKPSDYLGQPIIFEGVHAAGERGELLRNLSFTVAPGEHVAIVGPSGAGKSTLLKLLLRLHEPSGGNIRIGGIPIRELDATHLRNRVGYVMQEGIWFRNTLYRNLTYLGGADKPVLDMWMKAFGAEDIISQLPLGYDSEIGPSGNRLSGGQRQLLGLVRTMVKKPDILLLDEATSSLDQKSETGVYSALNTYANGITRINVTHRLRGAVMADRILVLNEGELVEQGTHGELMSLQGLYAKLWQEESMQRDYEAEGYDSHEFKLAPVAR, encoded by the coding sequence ATGAGAATACCGGACTGGGTTATATTCTTTGTAAAACAATTCAGCCGATCTAAAGCGGCGTTTGTGCTTGTAGTGCTGTTAAGCGTAATTGCCGCAATATGCGGAGCGGCTGCCCCGCTGCTGATCGGCCGGTTAATGGACGAAATAACCCTTCACGGAGGCAAAGGCATGGCCCGGACCTCTCTGTTATTACTCAGCGCCTTGCTGCTGTCGGAGCTGTGTTTTTCGGTTCGGTCATACGTATCGGCTAAGACGATGATTAAGCTATCCTACTCGCTGACCGAGGAAATACTGGCGGCCGTGCTCCGCACCTCCTCCGTTTTTTTCACCAAAACACCAAGAGGACAACTCCTTCAGCGCTGCACGCAGGATACAAGGGCCATCCAGCAGTTCGGTTTGTCTACACTTCCCGGCTTCGTCCAGGAACTTCTGCTCGCCTGTGCGGCGATGGCGGTCATCTTTCGCTGGAATTGGGTGCTTTCAGTGGTTCTGTTGACGGCTTACGTTGTTCTCTTTATTCCAGTGCAGCTCTATGGACGAAAACGCAGCATCGCCAGAAAAGAGCTGGTTGCGCACGACGCCCGTCTGCGGCAGAGCCTGCTGGAAAAGCTTGAGGCCCTTAAGCAGATCAAGCTGTACGGCACCGAGCGGAGGGCTCTCGCGGACGTTGCAGACGATCAGGCTAAATGGGCAGACCTCACCTACCGGGAAGGCATCGCTCAGAGCTTATATAAGACATTTCCGCGGATTCCCGATTCCTTGGCTCCGGCATTCGTCTTTCTGTTCGCCGGTTGGCAGATGGCAGCAGGACAGGCTTCGCTCGGACAGCTTGTGACGATTATCGCCTACATCCCGGCGCTGAACGCGCCGGTTCGCTCATTCTTCGAGCTATATGTGAGCTTTGCGGATATCAAGGTGCGGATACAGGGAATCAGGGAATATTTGCAGCTGCCGACTGAGCCCGGCATAGAAGGAGGCTTACGTAAGCCGTCTGATTACCTGGGGCAACCGATCATATTTGAGGGTGTCCATGCGGCAGGGGAACGCGGTGAGTTACTTCGCAATCTAAGCTTCACCGTTGCACCGGGCGAGCATGTAGCCATTGTTGGGCCGAGCGGTGCCGGGAAAAGCACGCTGCTGAAGCTGCTCCTCCGGCTGCACGAGCCATCCGGGGGCAACATCAGGATCGGCGGGATTCCGATCCGTGAGCTGGATGCGACGCATTTGCGAAACCGTGTCGGATATGTAATGCAGGAGGGTATTTGGTTCCGGAATACCCTTTATCGCAATTTAACTTATTTAGGGGGAGCGGATAAGCCGGTGCTGGATATGTGGATGAAAGCATTCGGGGCGGAGGATATTATTTCGCAGCTTCCCTTGGGCTATGATTCAGAGATCGGCCCGAGCGGCAATCGCCTTTCCGGGGGACAGCGGCAGCTGCTTGGACTGGTCCGTACGATGGTGAAGAAACCGGACATACTGCTGCTCGATGAAGCTACCTCCTCGCTTGACCAGAAGAGTGAAACCGGCGTATATAGCGCGCTGAATACATATGCAAACGGAATTACCCGGATCAATGTCACCCACCGCTTGAGAGGAGCTGTCATGGCCGACCGGATCCTCGTGTTGAACGAAGGCGAGCTTGTCGAACAGGGTACCCATGGAGAGCTTATGAGCCTTCAAGGTCTGTACGCCAAGCTGTGGCAAGAGGAAAGTATGCAGAGAGATTACGAAGCGGAGGGATACGATAGTCATGAGTTTAAGCTTGCACCCGTCGCCCGATAA
- a CDS encoding SRPBCC family protein — METGNKVTITVETTVHAPVEQVWEYWTEPQHITKWSFASDDWHAPKAENDLRVGGKFLTRMEAKDGSFGFDFGGVYDEIRVNEFISYTLGDGRKVTVTFISQESDTRVIEDFEAEETHPVEQQKAGWQAFLDNFKKYSEVSKED; from the coding sequence ATGGAAACAGGTAATAAAGTAACAATAACGGTAGAAACCACAGTTCATGCGCCAGTTGAACAAGTGTGGGAATATTGGACAGAACCGCAGCATATAACAAAATGGTCTTTTGCTTCTGATGACTGGCATGCACCAAAGGCGGAAAATGATTTAAGGGTCGGCGGAAAATTTCTTACTAGAATGGAAGCAAAGGATGGAAGCTTTGGGTTCGATTTTGGTGGAGTTTATGATGAAATCAGAGTAAACGAATTTATTTCTTACACCCTTGGAGATGGAAGAAAAGTCACGGTCACTTTTATTAGTCAAGAAAGCGACACTAGGGTGATTGAAGATTTTGAAGCAGAAGAGACCCACCCCGTTGAGCAGCAAAAAGCAGGCTGGCAGGCGTTTCTGGATAATTTTAAAAAATACAGTGAAGTTTCCAAGGAAGATTAG
- a CDS encoding DUF2087 domain-containing protein, with amino-acid sequence MSEQIANALSKNEKLKKSVLRNFFTEQGIIKHLPSQLKKKLIVLEHLANQLNANKKYTEKEINEFIKPLNEDYATIRRELFIHKFVNRNNDIYEVNEPGDWRDWKTLN; translated from the coding sequence ATGTCTGAACAAATTGCAAATGCACTGTCCAAAAACGAAAAGCTGAAGAAATCTGTACTTCGAAATTTTTTCACCGAGCAAGGCATCATAAAGCATCTTCCGTCACAATTGAAAAAAAAGTTAATAGTACTTGAGCACCTTGCGAACCAGCTTAATGCCAATAAAAAGTACACGGAAAAAGAAATAAATGAATTCATTAAACCGCTGAACGAAGACTACGCTACGATACGCAGGGAACTTTTTATACACAAATTTGTGAATCGAAATAACGACATATACGAAGTGAATGAACCTGGTGATTGGCGGGATTGGAAAACTCTCAATTAG
- a CDS encoding Gmad2 immunoglobulin-like domain-containing protein — protein MKSIGKLVLVWIAVLLIAAVAGGCASSGDTADKTAGQPTQGGGNGKVNDPDKTNQTDGAVNSGDKNTGAENSGKDKEGQPKIVAENKAFRVYSPAPNSEIDGPFVVKGQARVFEAAFSYSFEDGHNILAEGHTMADMGAPEWGNFEFTVTFKEQPTSPTGVLTIFEISAEDGRPINVLHIPLKFDKKLLKQVG, from the coding sequence ATGAAGTCAATTGGTAAGCTCGTGCTGGTTTGGATCGCGGTTCTCCTCATTGCGGCGGTTGCGGGCGGCTGTGCATCCAGCGGCGATACCGCAGACAAGACAGCGGGCCAGCCCACGCAAGGCGGCGGGAACGGTAAGGTCAACGATCCGGACAAAACCAACCAAACGGATGGCGCAGTTAATTCGGGGGATAAAAACACCGGGGCGGAGAATTCCGGCAAAGACAAAGAGGGACAGCCCAAGATAGTCGCAGAAAACAAGGCGTTCCGCGTTTATTCGCCTGCTCCGAACAGCGAAATCGACGGTCCCTTCGTGGTGAAAGGCCAAGCCAGGGTGTTCGAGGCCGCATTCAGCTATTCGTTCGAAGACGGTCACAATATATTGGCTGAAGGGCATACGATGGCTGATATGGGAGCGCCTGAATGGGGGAACTTCGAATTTACCGTTACTTTCAAGGAGCAGCCGACAAGTCCCACCGGTGTGCTGACTATATTTGAAATAAGCGCTGAAGACGGAAGGCCGATAAACGTACTTCACATCCCGCTCAAATTCGACAAGAAGCTGCTCAAGCAGGTGGGTTAG
- a CDS encoding ferritin has product MNDSLSQALNDQLNFELYSAHVYLAIAAYCSGESLDGFANFFIVQAEEERFHGMKIYKYLNDRGVRVTLSGMGDPNNEYSSILDAFQHAYEHEQEVTKRIYHLSDLAMNDREHATIQFLKWFIDEQVEEEAMFDSIINKLKRIEHDSNAFFMMDNEFAQRTFTPPAAG; this is encoded by the coding sequence ATGAACGATTCGCTCAGCCAAGCCTTAAACGACCAATTGAATTTCGAGCTGTACTCCGCTCATGTGTACTTGGCTATCGCCGCTTACTGCTCGGGTGAAAGCCTCGACGGCTTCGCTAATTTCTTTATCGTGCAGGCAGAAGAAGAACGGTTTCACGGCATGAAGATCTATAAGTATTTGAATGACCGCGGTGTGCGCGTGACACTTTCCGGTATGGGAGACCCGAATAACGAATACAGCTCCATTCTTGACGCCTTCCAGCATGCTTACGAGCATGAACAAGAGGTCACGAAGCGCATTTATCATTTGTCCGATCTGGCCATGAACGACCGGGAGCATGCGACCATTCAATTTCTCAAATGGTTCATCGACGAGCAGGTGGAAGAAGAGGCCATGTTCGACAGCATCATTAATAAGCTGAAGCGGATCGAACACGACAGCAACGCCTTCTTCATGATGGACAACGAATTCGCGCAGCGTACATTTACACCGCCTGCCGCCGGATAA
- a CDS encoding DUF1450 domain-containing protein, with translation MKKIKYCCKNLKNGSKKVYKSLKNEFPEIKQKKKDCLGSCKLCSKQCFVLIGKSEVIVAPSADVLYKKLKHRIG, from the coding sequence ATGAAGAAAATCAAATACTGCTGCAAAAACTTGAAAAACGGCTCCAAGAAAGTTTATAAATCACTTAAAAATGAATTTCCTGAGATCAAGCAAAAGAAGAAGGATTGCCTCGGCAGCTGCAAGCTATGCTCGAAGCAATGCTTTGTCTTGATTGGTAAGTCTGAGGTTATCGTCGCGCCGAGTGCGGACGTTTTGTATAAGAAGCTCAAGCATCGGATAGGCTAA